A genomic region of Papaver somniferum cultivar HN1 chromosome 7, ASM357369v1, whole genome shotgun sequence contains the following coding sequences:
- the LOC113294780 gene encoding mitotic apparatus protein p62-like, with product MVTSSCDHSSDSSDDHSNVAKTISAAEARAKQKRRRLQQTRLAAEDEVRPRVDGVDSDSDAEEIESAWKPLERKTKPYAPGMRAERLAKADLRAEHEEDEYLDAMYDDPEDRLEEVSSKDFDDDSEEELGEDSMEDDDREDDDESDESDD from the exons atggtgacttccagttgCGACCATTCCTCTGATTCTTCTGATGATCATTCCAACGTTGCCAAGACAATTTCTGCAGCAGAGGCGCGTGCCAAG CAAAAACGACGCCGACTTCAGCAGACAAGgctagcggctgaagatgaagttcgaccTCGTGTTGATGGCGTGGATTCTGATTCAGACGCTGAGGAGATTGAATCTGCTTGGAAACCTCTTGAGCGCAAGACTAAACCATATGCTCCTGGTATGAGAGCCGAGCGGTTGGCCAAAGCTGACCTCCGAGCCGagcatgaagaagatgaatatttagACGCAATGTATGATGATCCTGAAGACCGATTGGAAGAAGTTTCCAGTAAAGATTTTGATGATGACTCTGAGGAAGAGCTTGGAGAAGATTCCATGGAGGATGATGATCGTGAAGACGATGATGAATCCGACGAATCTGATGATTAG
- the LOC113297659 gene encoding uncharacterized protein LOC113297659 yields the protein MKGGRSHRLASTEPPDDWVNGSWTVDCSCGVTFDDGEEMVNCDECGVWVHTRCSQYVKGETSFSCDKCKKKKSRNDNNEETEVAQLLVELTSKTMRMDNLRRSTPSAPPRPRPAYRLWTEIPIEDRAHVQGVPGGDSSLFQGLSSVFNSELWKCSGYVPKKFNFQYREFPCWDDEKEEGLIDARIEEETDNTADRGANVLCSLWKDKPTEMEASFGGLVEEADCKEKIGQKEKYSENHVKKDKTHLAHAAHPSKQKEFVRSKERSGKKKARSADKEADRKKRAFTPAVDARKVVCHDYGGSKVGAIECQHRKKKVRMEVKSTEPNGGCPDAANSYEMMKHQSANKVHNSEHLFEEASRSHVSVEVVEKSKKVNSRSPTRTGDSPKIATVSAFLTESNTVGGSLANIEDVNMVVHSSNHVKDENHELKDLRGSSFSAKEDQKGKSPVRDLHNDVTAMQDNSKVQVLSDVGVSRSPVQHDTKPEKKTDVDLHNGDICLLSSSLTDEKLEPAKLLEKLGASISPSLDEKCQNGNREMKAVDHCRKSETVEITVLTSRERSLHGAKSESSAIPPSAKEASLESKPETKNVEEPSVYDGLNTDPRVKVDQQKGVSAVGKSSTSPTIVFSRSSFSASSKTLETKGSLSTPRSINSSKQVKTNVEIKKDHPANDILRKGGRHDAERKTANDLPKVYSSSGSKASQISKTTHVPSSKRVSHSKEQVPVPSSKTSTTHNVAVPSSSFESASSLHTQNTSHVQNKGTPFGSSLKGDRLSQSICQPSQKLNHSPAMHPPAPVNSSPALSDEELALLLHQELNSSPRVPRVPRVRHGGTLPQLGSPTAASMLVKRTSSTGTKDQLLFSRRKREDASRDSSRKPNDRADETKKEKLPSCLDQRRQDPQSTANGSTKVEACNGSSHVISAKKNGLPPLSSNTAIGGPSSSSEVNDHRPSSVRSSSRDMSDDEIGAVMGPTPRTLPGLLDEIMSKGKRMSYEELCNAVLPHWHKLRKHNGERYAYTSHSQAVLDCLRNRNEWAQLVDRGPKTSASRKRRKLDSESLSVIEGVEDDFDKSNLKEVEVKYVESQREDYPKGKRMARKRRRLALQGRGITDIRKKQKADAAMDGEDLNLSSQSSEGTESMFSEEESQGTKTGTTEALTSEDETGSML from the exons ATGAAAGGTGGCCGGTCTCACCGATTGGCGAGTACCGAGCCTCCAGATGACTGGGTAAATGGTTCATGGACTGTCGATTGTTCGTGTGGTGTTACTTTTGATGATGGAGAAGAGATGGTTAATTGTGATGAGTGTGGTGTATGGGTTCATACTAGATGTTCTCAATATGTGAAGGGGGAAACTTCGTTTTCTTGTGATAAGTGTAAGAAAAAGAAGAGTAGAAATGATAACAATGAAGAAACCGAGGTTGCTCAATTGCTTGTTGAGTTGACTAGTAAGACGATGAGGATGGATAATCTTCGCCGTTCAACTCCATCAGCTCCTCCTCGGCCTCGTCCTGCTTACAGGCTTTGGACGGAGATCCCAATTGAAGATAGGGCTCATGTTCAAGGGGTTCCTGGTGGAGACTCTTCTCTCTTTCAAGGGTTATCGTCGGTTTTCAATTCTGAGCTGTGGAAGTGTTCAGGTTATGTTCCGAAAAAGTTTAATTTTCAGTATAGAGAGTTCCCTTGTTGGGATGATGAGAAGGAGGAAGGGTTGATTGATGCTAGAATTGAAGAGGAAACAGATAATACTGCCGATAGAGGTGCAAATGTTCTGTGCTCCTTGTGGAAAGACAAGCCAACAGAAATGGAAGCTAGTTTTGGAGGTTTAGTCGAGGAAGCCGATTGTAAGGAGAAGATTGGTCAAAAAGAGAAGTATTCGGAGAATCATGTGAAGAAGGATAAAACCCATCTTGCGCATGCAGCTCACCCGAGCAAGCAGAAGGAATTTGTGAGATCCAAGGAGAGGAGTGGAAAGAAGAAAGCTAGGAGTGCCGACAAAGAAGCTGATAGGAAAAAAAGAG CTTTCACACCTGCTGTTGATGCACGAAAAGTAGTATGCCATGATTATGGAGGGTCCAAAGTTGGTGCTATAGAATGTCAACATAGGAAGAAAAAAGTTAGGATGGAAGTCAAATCAACAGAGCCAAATGGGGGTTGCCCTGATGCTGCTAATAGCTATGAAATGATGAAACATCAGTCAGCAAATAAGGTACATAATTCTGAGCACCTTTTCGAAGAGGCATCAAGAAGTCATGTTTCTGTAGAAGTAGTAGAAAAATCAAAGAAAGTGAACAGTCGAAGTCCTACGAGGACTGGTGATTCTCCAAAAATTGCTACTGTTTCAGCATTCCTTACAGAATCAAATACCGTTGGTGGTTCTCTTGCTAACATTGAG GATGTTAACATGGTCGTTCATAGTTCAAACCATGTTAAGGacgaaaaccatgaattgaaggacTTAAGGGGAAGTTCTTTCAGCGCTAAGGAGGATCAGAAAGGGAAGTCCCCTGTTAGAGATCTACACAATGATGTTACAGCCATGCAAGACAATAGTAAAGTTCAAGTTTTGTCGGATGTTGGGGTTTCGAGGAGCCCAGTACAACATGATACTAAACCGGAAAAAAAAACTGATGTTGATTTGCATAATGGGGATATATGTTTGTTGTCTTCTTCTCTAACTGATGAAAAGCTTGAACCAGCAAAGCTCTTAGAAAAACTTGGAGCAAGCATCAGCCCATCCCTTGATGAAAAATGTCAGAATGGTAACAGGGAGATGAAAGCAGTGGACCATTGTCGTAAGAGTGAAACAGTGGAAATTACAGTTTTGACATCTAGGGAACGTAGTCTGCATGGAGCAAAGTCAGAGAGCTCAGCAATACCGCCGTCTGCAAAAGAAGCTTCTTTGGAGTCGAAGCCTGAAACGAAAAATGTTGAAGAGCCATCAGTCTATGATGGCTTGAACACAGACCCTCGGGTAAAGGTTGATCAGCAAAAAGGTGTTTCAGCTGTTGGAAAATCTTCGACGTCACCCACCATAGTGTTCTCTAGATCATCTTTCTCAGCTAGCTCCAAGACTCTTGAAACCAAGGGATCCTTAAGTACACCGAGATCTATTAACAGCAGTAAACAAGTAAAGACAAATGTGGAAATTAAGAAAGATCATCCAGCCAATGACATACTGAGGAAAGGTGGCAGACATGACGCGGAGAGAAAGACGGCAAACGATCTCCCGAAGGTTTATTCTAGTTCTGGATCAAAAGCATCACAGATCAGCAAGACTACTCATGTACCCTCCTCCAAGCGTGTGTCTCATTCAAAAGAGCAGGTGCCTGTACCATCTTCTAAGACTTCTACGACCCATAATGTAGCAGTTCCGTCAAGCTCATTTGAGTCTGCTAGTTCATTGCACACTCAGAATACTTCACATGTACAAAACAAGGGTACACCTTTTGGATCCTCCCTTAAAGGTGACAGGTTAAGTCAATCAATTTGTCAGCCATCGCAAAAGCTTAACCATTCACCAGCAATGCATCCTCCAGCGCCTGTTAACTCTTCTCCAGCCTTGAGTGATGAAGAG cttgcactgctgctgcatcAAGAACTTAATAGCTCTCCTAGGGTTCCTCGAGTGCCTCGTGTACGCCATGGAGGTACTCTACCTCAGTTGGGATCTCCTACGGCTGCAAGTATGCTTGTTAAACGAACATCAAGTACAGGCACAAAGGATCAACTTCTG TTTTCTAGGAGAAAAAGAGAGGACGCTTCAAGAGACAGTTCTCGCAAACCTAATGACCGCGCTGACGAAACAAAGAAGGAGAAGTTGCCTTCTTGTCTAGATCAAAGAAGACAAGATCCACAGAGTACAGCTAATGGTTCTACTAAGGTGGAAGCATGCAATGGCTCTTCTCATGTAATATCTGCTAAGAAGAATGGGCTGCCTCCCCTGTCTAGCAATACTGCAATTGGTGGTCCATCGTCCTCGTCTGAAGTTAATGACCATAGACCTTCTTCTGTGCGTAGCTCATCGCGGGATATGTCTGACGATGAAATAGGTGCTGTTATGGGACCCACACCTCGTACTTTACCAG GTTTGCTCGATGAAATTATGAGCAAAGGCAAAAGGATGTCCTATGAAGAACTTTGCAATGCTGTCCTCCCT CACTGGCACAAGCTGAGAAAACACAATGGGGAGCGCTACGCGTACACAAGTCACTCGCAGGCTGTTCTTGATTGTTTGAGGAACCGGAATGAATGGGCTCAGCTGGTTGATCGTGGACCAAAG ACTAGTGCCAGCAGAAAAAGACGGAAGCTAGATTCAGAGTCACTTTCCGTCATTGAAGGTGTAGAAGATGACTTTGACAAGAGCAATTTAAAGGAGGTAGAAGTTAAGTATGTTGAATCGCAACGAGAAGATTACCCTAAAGGAAAGAGGATGGCGCGAAAGAGAAGACGACTGGCTCTTCAAGGAAGGGGCATTACGGATATAAGAAAGAAGCAGAAGGCAGATGCTGCTATGGATGGAGAAGACCTTAATCTGTCTTCTCAATCAAGTGAGGGTACTGAAAGCATGTTTAGCGAGGAAGAAAGCCAAGGAACCAAAACTGGTACCACTGAGGCTTTGACCAGTGAAGATGAGACTGGATCAATGTTATAG